The genomic segment GGGGATGAAGGATTCAGCAAAGCTGCACATGCTTCATGGTGATGCCTTAAAGCTATTGTGTACGGTATTCTCCTAAATAATGTTAACCAAAATCCTCATTTTATGTTACGTTCATTGGAAAATGAAATGTGTATTAACTAATGAAATAGTGTGCACGGTTGAGAGAAATGGACTCTTCATTCACAAACTACGAAAAATAAGCAAACCGATATTATGAAAAAACTGCTTTCGTCTATATTTCTTGAAAGTTTCTTCCTTGAATATGACAATAGTAATAAAACAGTATTCCTTGAAATCTGATATGAAGAAGCTGACAAGTAAATGATATTGTATTGAGAcaagcatgaaaaatattttgcttTTTGCACATCAAAAACTAATGAAAAGTACAAGAAAAATACCCTGCTGCGTCTCGCTGAATTCGATCTGCACCCCAAGCCAGCAATTCTCTAATGCAATCAAGAGAGCCTCCTCTTGCAGCAAAATGCAGGGGATTACTACCCGCAAAGCTGTAGTATAGCACAAGGCAATTAGAAAAACCATGTCAAATACACCAATGGCACGACTATGGACTTGAATTGACAACATTACACTACCCGTATCCACCAGTTGAAGCAGAAACAAGGGCTCCATTGTCCAACAATATGTGAACACATTCAGGATGTCTTTGACGAGCCGCCAAGTGCAACGGTGTCGCTCCTTTACGATCTCTGATGCTAACGAAACGGGAATATCCCCTAAAACATTTTTTTGCAAAAAACAGAGAAACTAATTAGAACTGCGACTTATAATGAAAGATTGGAAGGAATTTCACTATCTCGTACTAGGTTAATCAAAGTCGGAGAAGGGCCTACCAAGAAGCAGCCACCGGGGAGGTGCTGGCAGCGGATAAAATGGCCTGAAGGCAGCCGGAGTGGCCATAGTAAGCAGCATAGTGCAAGCAGGTTTTCCCACTACGTGCATCAAACATTAAAATCTGTTTCCAAAGCTCAAAGTTAAGAATGTAAAATAACATTAAACTTCACCCTTCACGCCACTGAGAATTAGTTTCAGAACATATTGGTTTTATATATAACTTGCATCGCTCCACTCATTATTATTTCAGGTTCTTCACATTAGACTTAGCACAATTTTTGGTGTATTCGGAGAGTAAGAATAGCACTTAGTTTGGAATACTTACATTGGCACCAGCTTCAATCAGCTTATTAACGCAGGAGATATCGCCACACATCGCAGCCAACATCAATGGAGTCTACAAACAACAGAATCACACCCAAGATCAAATATTTAAGTAGCCAGTAGTAGCACTCACAGGAAAAAAATGTTGaaatatcatctgcaaatatttttaaaaaccagAAAATATTCCCATcccacaataaaataaataagttGCCGGCAATATCAAAATCATGGGAGGTCTACGTGCGAAGGACTGCACATCAATAATTTCCGATTCAAACTCCTAACTTTACACTCAAccatacattatttatttatacacGAAATAAAAGGAGAAACAAATACAAAGGCACCTGCTTGAATCGATTCAACACATCCGGTTTGACAGATGCGTCCAGAAGATAAGAAAGAACCTGAAACCCACAAAAGAAAAATCACCATAAACCAAACTAAACATCCAAAGAAATTACATAATCCTAGAAAAGAAAAATCAAGAATCCCACCTCGATCTGGCCATTCTCTGCAGCAATATGCAAAGCCGAGTTGCGATCATACACCGTGGAGCTGTGAACAAGAGCTGAATTCTTGCCCATTACTTCCTTAACAGTTTCCAAATCTCCCAGTTGCACAGCGCTGAACAATCCCAACTCCTCACCACTTCCGCAACTCAGGCCCTGACCCATTATTCTTTCCTCAAAATCAATACACGCAACCTTTCTGCGTATGTATGTATGCACAGGTGGCGTCACTGCCACTCCAACCGGATATACGCGCCACCTTCTGGACGTGGTGGCGGAGAAGAAAGTGGTTTACAACTTTACATAGGTTATATTTTAGAGAAAAGCTGACCGTGTCAGAGAGAGCGTGTGAGGACGGGCAGCAGTGAGATATCCTACGGGCAGCTAGATTCCGAAATAATACACtacaacagtaatagaaaaaggtCCGCAGTACCTGTTTGTCGTTGATTGTGAGAGTCAATGTCGATTGGTCTTTTTTtgctttatttattaaaattcagAGTCTTCACACCTACCTTTGAACAAAAGCTTAGAAtaacaaatatatttattttccaacaaaatattatttttatattggtTTTTTTTGCTTTATTTGTTCGAATTCACAGTCTTCACGCCTGCCTTTGAacaaaagtttaaaataatactgtaattaacaaatatatttatttttccacaaattttttttatatttatatatgtaactaatttcgaaattttatttGTTGGGCCGGTTGGCATTACTCACATAACTTGGAGAAGAATTATGGATTAAATCGATaataaaatacttgattttagacatttttttaaaacaaaaattgaagTTTTTGTTCACCGAAGGAAAAAAATGTAGGGTTGATTATATTGGTATTACTAATTTGGTCAAGTTTGGAATCAACTCGTGACCTTTATACCGTCATTATTTCTTTATTAGTAAATTATAGAGAAATGGTAAAATTTGATTTTCCCTTGGACAAATGTGGAAAATAAGCTCACGGTTTTAtctattttttcattttatgtCGCTGTCTTTGACTCAAGGTGAAATCATCGTTATTATTGTTAAAATTAGaatttggacctaactcaactcaaaagctagctcaagagaagaggattgtccaagaccatatataTAACTCCCAGATATTTTATTCAATCGATGTGGGACAACTAACACACCCCCCACGCCCAGGAATGAACATTTGGAGCGTAattttacaaatgacccaatttTGGGCAGAACTGGTGACCCAACTATGGGCAATTCAATACATAACGGTGGAAtctgagctctgataccatgttaagattggaatttggacctaactcaaccccaaaagctagcttaagggggaggattgtccaagatcatatatacaactctcaggtattttatccaaccgatttAGGATAATTAACAATTATGATCTTAAAAAGCATTCTTGTTGGATCaaagataattttttatttttgaaaatcagtTTTATTGTTTTGTTATAACGAAGTTATGCTTGGAAATATGTATTTAaataatgacaaaaacttgtgtgagacggtatcacaggtcatattttgtgagatatatctcttatttgggtcatccatgaaagagtattactttttatactaataatattactttttattgtgaatatcggtagggttgatcccgtctcacagataatgaTTCGtgggaccgtctcacaagagacatattcTTAAATAATAGGGTAGTGGTATCATAGTTAATTTCTTGTTGTACATGATTGTGGTTATTTAGTTAGATTTGTGATCAAAATAAATATCACAAGATATTATATGTAaagatttttattatgttattttcAATGTAGATAGCTGATTGAGTTCAATGAAAATTTCATTTGGTTATTGATACTTGTGAATTCTATGTCATTGATAACTTCTTTTATGAATTAATATGTTGTCATTACGAGGTTGTAACCAACtgagaattaaaaaaaatcacagTTTGTTGAATGTTCCTAAAGTAGCACATCGTGTTGTCAATATTCGATTTTACAATATATTCATTAGAGATATATCAGCagtacaattataattattcatatatTCTTGCGAAGAATATTCATGATTTTGTAGTTGAATATTGATATCTCTAAAGTAACACATTTCATACGAGAGATAAATATATTCATGATTAAGATCTTATATAAGATAATATATTAAGAATCTAAATAGATTTAAGATTAACATGATATGAGATCCAAGATctataaatattatcaaaagATATAGATCTAACATAAAGTATATCACTATTTATGAATAATATTGATTAAACGATGCAATATTTGTTAATATTCATGAAGAATATTTATATAACTATCAAAGTTTTTTGGGTTTTTTAGGATCTTACAAATAGATAAATTcattacaatttcttaaaatataTTGATGTAAGATCTGAAATTgtatttctaaataaaataattaaatatctgAGTTTATCAAAAGATATTGACATGATATCGATTCAAATATATACTTGTAATTGTTAGTGTTCAGGTATTAATATTAATCACTCATGTTCAGTCATCAACATGCTCATTTTATCAAATAACTTGCTTTCATTCCATAGCATAACATTTACTTGCAAGATGTATTTCGATCCGTATATAATAATGACAGTTGTACTTGAATTATTGaaaaaatgcataatacaaatgttaattgtcccacatcggttggataaataacctgggagttgtatatatggtcttggacaatcctctcTCATTGAGCTAGCTTTTAGAGTTGAGTTAGGTACAAGTGccaatcttaacatgatatcagagcccgagttccaccgttatgtgttggactgcctataattaggccacccgttctgcccataattgggtcatttgtaaacttcatacTCCAGATGTTCATTCTTGGGCGTGAGAGGGGTATGTTAAATCAAATAATAAGTCCAACTTACTCTCAAAGCTTAAGAACACATGTTGAAGTAGTTTTTTTATACTAGGTTGTCAAAATTGCGCTATCATCATCATTTCAATGTAATTCTTGAATATTACTCGTACTCCATGGTTTACATAGTATGGAATTATGAATTGAAGGAAAATTTACAGCCCTAAGTTGCAAATTCCTTGTAGAACTCAAATATGATTTCAATTAGAGTTAAATATGAATGTTTGGGGACGATTGGATAATGAAATatgaagaaccctagtttttctatatatttttcGTGTACGGGAAATGaataatgatagaaataacgAAACCCTCACGTTTTAAGTCAAAAATTTGCAAACTAGGAGCTGAGACATGCATTTTTAGCCACTAGGGCGCATGCTTTGTTTCTCCAGGGCGCGCCCCCTCGACCCTGCACTTAATTTTCTTGCCTCAAGGGCACTGGGGCGGTCTATTTTGGCCTCTAGGTGCCCCTTCCTCGAATTTTCAAGTCTTTTCTTTCTTGTAGGCTTTCTAAATCATCCTCATTTCAATTGTCATCTTTTCTTTCCCATCACATTCATGCCTCAAACATATTCCCAACATTCATTTCCACAATTATCAACATCCATCCATCACTTTCTCAATACACATCACTTCTATAtccatcaatatcataatatcttTATACATTTCAATGTTATTATTAATACATCAATGTCATATAAGTAATATCAATGCATTTACATATTTTGCACAATCATATTTCATTTCATAAAATGAATGATACTACATTTAccatatatcatatcatactgaacttaaacatcataaataaacattttaaacatgtaatgaTAGCCATAACAACATAATTAGCGATGAGATTATTTGTAGAGATAATCGGACACTACAATTATAAAGAAGCATGATCTATTAATTATCAATATTTCTGATCAGTAGAACTTGATGTTCAATGATAAACTGCAtagtttattgtatgaaaaattttaatatgcgACAGTGAGACTGCAACAACATCaatcgaaaaaaaaaacaaaatgaatTGATTCGGTCATCCATACCGGGGAAACAAAGATGATGGTAGCCTATGCACGATAATTGCCGTGAGTTGATTTGTGACAATTTTGAGTCATTATATTTAACTAATTattgaactaattttatttcagtttattTCTCGGCTTTCTTGTTTTCTGCTATAGCATGCCttgaggattttttttttttttttttttcctgctaTAACACGACTTGAGCTTTTAAATACAAATCACAttaaagaataatatattttctcaATTGTTTTGGTTGTACGGGACCATCATTTATTATTAAATCTGTTAAAAGTTTTACATTTTTGCTTCAACTAAATTTTACAAAATTCTAGCATGTGTGTTGTCTTGATTCAcctaatttttttatgacataaaataatttatacaATTTTGAACCAATTATAGTAGTCAATAAAATGAATGAGATATTGCATTAATTGATTATACAATTTGATGATGATTATAATTtgaggtttttttaaaaaatttaagaacATGTTGGATGCTTAGATTTCTATTTCTTGAATTTTGATATTTCTCAATTTTGATTgtgaatatattttttatattttcaaatcgTTTGATTAAGATTATACTTATTTTAAAGTTCTCTAATTTATAAATGAATggtaaataattttatttcatgttgTGGCGGTCCATGTATTGAAAATGTTGGAACACAAAATGCAATGTGAAATGACATTCATACTAGACTAAATGTCATTGTTTAATTTATAAGAATTTGAAAATCTATGTCGAAGTTTTAAATTTCAATGCTTCCAAAATAATGATTAgatattttgatttttgtattttattgtttgaGAACAATATATCAAGAGACAAATATTAAAAGTTTTCTAATTAATGTGATCTATTCTCTTTAGAGAATGTGATATTGTCCATCAACGCAATTGATATATTATGGTTGATTAATTCTTCAAAGAAaaagaatattttatatatcatATATGAAATGGATACCGAATTATAATATCGCCACAAAAGCATGAGAGCTTGGAGGTTATCTATCTTAGTACTACTTTCACTCATACACGCTTAACCAAATATAGAATAAATTGGTCATATTTTGAAGATtcaatatattacttgcaacaTATATTGTAAATATTATGTCAACCAATTATGATAAAGTATTTCATTTGACATATATTTTTGGCTTCGAGCCAACCCAAAGTTTGTGTTGAAAAATATTGGTGGTGTGACAAATACACTATACTGAATCTtttgaagattttgaaaataggTTGGAAATATGCTAATCGTTCTGAAATAAACCAATGTCTTGCATAATCATATCTTAATTTACTTACAAGTAAATGTGATCAAATACGTTCGTgatatttattctatc from the Primulina tabacum isolate GXHZ01 chromosome 8, ASM2559414v2, whole genome shotgun sequence genome contains:
- the LOC142553458 gene encoding putative E3 ubiquitin-protein ligase XBAT31 isoform X2, whose amino-acid sequence is MGQGLSCGSGEELGLFSAVQLGDLETVKEVMGKNSALVHSSTVYDRNSALHIAAENGQIEVLSYLLDASVKPDVLNRFKQTPLMLAAMCGDISCVNKLIEAGANILMFDARSGKTCLHYAAYYGHSGCLQAILSAASTSPVAASWGYSRFVSIRDRKGATPLHLAARQRHPECVHILLDNGALVSASTGGYGNPLHFAARGGSLDCIRELLAWGADRIQRDAAGRIPYTIALRHHHEACAALLNPSSPEPLVWPSSLKFIGELNQEAKSLLEHALMEANREKEKTILKGTVYLLPSPSAYDSGIDDNMSEASDSELCCICFDQACAIEVQECGHRMCAHCTLALCCHNKPNPTTACHSVPVCPFCRSSIVKLVVAKVVETENDNPRKSWRSRNLSEGSSSFKGISFGKVGGRGSGRILSVNEWLDKPLTLDT
- the LOC142553458 gene encoding putative E3 ubiquitin-protein ligase XBAT31 isoform X1, with amino-acid sequence MGQGLSCGSGEELGLFSAVQLGDLETVKEVMGKNSALVHSSTVYDRNSALHIAAENGQIEVLSYLLDASVKPDVLNRFKQTPLMLAAMCGDISCVNKLIEAGANILMFDARSGKTCLHYAAYYGHSGCLQAILSAASTSPVAASWGYSRFVSIRDRKGATPLHLAARQRHPECVHILLDNGALVSASTGGYGFAGSNPLHFAARGGSLDCIRELLAWGADRIQRDAAGRIPYTIALRHHHEACAALLNPSSPEPLVWPSSLKFIGELNQEAKSLLEHALMEANREKEKTILKGTVYLLPSPSAYDSGIDDNMSEASDSELCCICFDQACAIEVQECGHRMCAHCTLALCCHNKPNPTTACHSVPVCPFCRSSIVKLVVAKVVETENDNPRKSWRSRNLSEGSSSFKGISFGKVGGRGSGRILSVNEWLDKPLTLDT